AGGCAGCCAAGCGTGACAGTTGAGGATGGTGTGTTATCAACAGCTCTTGGCTATGCGTGCAAGGATTCGTTTGAAACAGGAGAACTAGTTACAGTTCAGTCTCCATATAAAGCGCTTCCTTCATCTATTTAATAGAAGAGGGGCATACTGTTATCCGTTAAAAGTAAGTATGCCCTTTTGATTTTCATTTGATTGTATAAAAACGAGGTAAAACTCTGCATGACAGAATTTTAAGGAGGACAGCATTATGTTTTATGTAACCGTTATCACCTTTCTTCTATTTACAGGATTTATCGCATGGTATTCATGGTATAAAACGAAAGATGTGAATTTGGAAAGTTCAGATGGCTATTTTTTAGGCGGGCGGAGCTTAACAGGTATTTACATAGCGTTTTCCTTAATTTTAACCAATTTATCCACGGAACAAATGGTGGGTTTAAATGGACAGAGTTACACTACTTCAATGGTCGTAATGGCATGGGAAGTAACAGCGCCGCTTGCTTTAATTTTTATGGCGTTTGTGTTTTTGCCAAGATATCTGAAAAGCGGAATCAGCACAATTCCAGACTTTTTGGAGCAGCGCTATGATGTACGGACGAGACAAATTATTTCTGTGTTGTTTTTACTTGGTTATGCGTCTTCTTATCTCCCTACCGTTTTGTACTCCGGTGCAATCGTGTTAGACAGTATTTTTAGTATTTCGGATGCACTGAATACGGGAACATTTATGACTGTATTTCTCATTGCGCTTGCAACAGGCATTATTGGATGCTTCTACGTTGTATTTGGCGGAATGAAAGCGATCGCGGTATCAGATACCTTATATGGTATTGGCCTTATCATTGGTGGGTTTATGATTCCAATTCTTGGTTTGCTTGCACTTGGACAAGGCGACATTGGTGCTGGTGTTGATAAATTGCTGCATTCTCACCCCGATAAATTAAATGCAATTGGCGATCATTCATCGAGTATTCCTTGGCCAACTCTTTTTACCGGTTTACTAGTTAATAATTTGTTTTATTGGTGTACGAATCAAGCCATTGTACAGCGAACATTTGGTGCGAAAAATTTAGCAGAAGGGCAAAAAGGGGTTTTATATGCCGGCTTCTTTAAAATATTTGGTGCCTTTTACTTGGTTGTTCCTGGAATCATTGCATTCCACATGTACGGAAACTCTTTGAAAACAGCAGATATGGCGTATCCGCAGCTCATTGTTGATATCGTTCCGGTGGCATTTTCCGGTTTCTTTGCAGCCGTGCTGTTCGGAGCCATTTTAAGTTCTTTTAACGGTGCACTAAATAGCTGTATTACATTGTTTACGCTGGATATCTATAAGCCTATTTTTAAGCCCCAGGCGAAGGAACAGGAGCTTGTCAAAGCCGGAAAAATATTCACGATCATTTTAGCGGGGGTTTCTGTTGTGATCGCGCCATTAGTGATGTTTGCGCCATCCGGGCTTTATACGTATCTTCAGGAAATGTTCGGATTTTACAATGTGCCTATTATTGCGGCTGTCATGGTCGGTTTTTTCAGTAAAAGGGTACCGGCGCTTGCGCCTAAAATCGCCCTGATTACGCATATCATTTTGTATGCACTCTCAAAAGTATTCCTTGGAGAAGTCAATTTCTTGTACATACTTGCTGTCCTGTTCCCTGTATCGGTCTTAGTCATGCTAATCGTTGGAAAGCTTGCACCAAGAGAAGAGGACTTCGAATTGGTAACTTCCAACAAGGTCGATTTAATGCCTTGGAAGTACGGGAAGCTTGTGGCTGCCGTTATTGTAATTCTTATGATTGGCGTATATACTTTGTTCTCTCCTATAGGGTTAGCAGCAGGTTTATAATAAAATGTTTAATTTTAAGAGTATAGGTACAATCTAGATTAAATCGTTAGTAAAATTTTGGGGATATATGTTTTTTATAGGCAGTTCGCTGTTAGCGATACTGCCTATTTGTGCAGCACGGAAGCCGTTTTATATCATTCACTTTTTGCGATGGATACAAGAGAGCAATGGCTTTAATATATGGGATGACAGTCTGCGTGGTATAATAACATCAGTATTTTACATAAATGATATGTACATAAAAAGCAGGGAAGAAAGGAGGGATATTATGAAAGTAAACATACATAGCGTCGC
The genomic region above belongs to Domibacillus sp. DTU_2020_1001157_1_SI_ALB_TIR_016 and contains:
- a CDS encoding solute:sodium symporter family transporter; this translates as MFYVTVITFLLFTGFIAWYSWYKTKDVNLESSDGYFLGGRSLTGIYIAFSLILTNLSTEQMVGLNGQSYTTSMVVMAWEVTAPLALIFMAFVFLPRYLKSGISTIPDFLEQRYDVRTRQIISVLFLLGYASSYLPTVLYSGAIVLDSIFSISDALNTGTFMTVFLIALATGIIGCFYVVFGGMKAIAVSDTLYGIGLIIGGFMIPILGLLALGQGDIGAGVDKLLHSHPDKLNAIGDHSSSIPWPTLFTGLLVNNLFYWCTNQAIVQRTFGAKNLAEGQKGVLYAGFFKIFGAFYLVVPGIIAFHMYGNSLKTADMAYPQLIVDIVPVAFSGFFAAVLFGAILSSFNGALNSCITLFTLDIYKPIFKPQAKEQELVKAGKIFTIILAGVSVVIAPLVMFAPSGLYTYLQEMFGFYNVPIIAAVMVGFFSKRVPALAPKIALITHIILYALSKVFLGEVNFLYILAVLFPVSVLVMLIVGKLAPREEDFELVTSNKVDLMPWKYGKLVAAVIVILMIGVYTLFSPIGLAAGL